A single window of Sphingobacteriales bacterium DNA harbors:
- a CDS encoding ABC transporter ATP-binding protein, which translates to MNIQLDDISKKFGKEWIFKHVNYQFESNNKYAIIGHNGSGKSTLLKIIANGLMPTSGKIAYSIPNKKSLTEFEINQQIAFTAPYISIIEEFSLREIYNFHTSLKKLAIEDFKAFIQLIQLEKHQDKLLKNFSSGMKQRVKLALTILSDTQALLLDEPTSNLDTTGIEWYHKLIEQYSNNRIIIIGSNQAHEYSFCNAQINVLDFK; encoded by the coding sequence ATGAATATTCAACTAGATGATATTAGTAAAAAATTTGGGAAAGAATGGATATTCAAACATGTCAATTATCAATTTGAGAGCAACAACAAGTACGCAATTATTGGACACAATGGAAGCGGAAAATCTACCTTACTAAAAATTATAGCAAATGGCTTAATGCCAACTTCTGGGAAAATAGCGTATAGTATTCCAAACAAAAAAAGCCTAACAGAATTTGAAATAAATCAACAAATTGCTTTTACTGCACCATACATTTCAATTATTGAAGAATTTTCACTTCGTGAGATTTATAATTTTCATACTTCGTTAAAAAAATTAGCAATTGAAGATTTCAAAGCATTTATACAACTCATTCAATTAGAAAAACATCAAGACAAACTATTGAAGAATTTTTCTTCAGGCATGAAACAACGTGTAAAATTAGCACTTACAATACTATCAGACACGCAAGCATTATTATTGGATGAGCCTACATCAAACTTAGATACAACAGGAATTGAATGGTATCATAAATTAATAGAACAATATTCCAACAATAGAATAATTATCATAGGCTCAAATCAAGCACACGAATATTCATTTTGCAATGCACAAATCAATGTATTAGATTTTAAGTAA
- a CDS encoding AhpC/TSA family protein, whose product MFIDVELDKIKASNVVLEDINAVPFELIDSLTVSNQKFSIKSYIKNDGLYRLAFNQKDVVYLYLKKGDKIKLKITDKGFYKYTVEGNDESVQMQSLIENVATKGAEIDSLTFAVQNSVQKSNQKDSIKNILDDKKSAYINYIKEFITKQKTADVAAFAINFFGPAAQQEMPYIVQTIEDLGKKAPNSIYVKQFSDALQQYKSAMLKDEQAGLQVGNKAPNIELTNWNGDTLSLKNLNGKYVLLDFWASWCPPCRAENPNVVKLYNQYKDKGFDVYSVSLDDNVDAWKKAVQKDKLDWKNHVSELKSWESNVAKTYKIESIPTTYLLDKSGKIIAKNLRGQELENKLAELFPVKDKK is encoded by the coding sequence GTGTTTATTGATGTTGAACTCGATAAAATAAAAGCATCTAATGTCGTTTTAGAAGATATCAATGCTGTTCCATTTGAGTTGATAGATTCATTAACTGTAAGTAATCAAAAATTTAGCATAAAAAGTTATATCAAAAATGATGGTTTATATCGATTAGCTTTTAATCAAAAAGATGTTGTGTATTTATATTTAAAAAAAGGCGATAAGATTAAACTAAAAATTACTGATAAAGGATTTTATAAGTATACTGTTGAAGGAAATGATGAAAGTGTACAAATGCAAAGCCTAATTGAAAATGTAGCAACAAAAGGTGCTGAGATAGATTCACTAACATTTGCAGTACAAAATTCAGTGCAAAAATCTAATCAAAAAGATTCTATAAAAAATATATTAGACGATAAAAAATCAGCCTATATAAATTATATTAAAGAATTTATAACTAAACAAAAAACGGCTGATGTTGCTGCTTTTGCAATAAATTTCTTTGGTCCAGCAGCGCAACAAGAAATGCCTTACATTGTACAAACAATAGAAGATTTGGGCAAGAAAGCACCTAACTCAATTTATGTAAAACAATTTAGTGATGCATTGCAACAATATAAATCTGCGATGTTGAAAGATGAACAAGCTGGCTTGCAAGTTGGAAATAAAGCACCAAATATTGAATTGACCAATTGGAATGGCGACACCTTAAGTCTAAAAAACTTGAATGGAAAATATGTGTTATTAGATTTTTGGGCAAGTTGGTGTCCACCTTGTAGAGCAGAAAATCCTAATGTTGTAAAATTGTATAATCAATATAAAGACAAAGGATTTGATGTGTATAGTGTTTCATTAGATGATAATGTAGATGCTTGGAAAAAGGCAGTGCAAAAAGATAAATTAGATTGGAAAAACCATGTATCTGAATTAAAAAGTTGGGAATCTAATGTTGCAAAAACGTATAAAATAGAATCTATTCCAACAACTTATTTATTGGATAAAAGTGGAAAGATAATAGCTAAAAATTTGAGAGGACAAGAATTGGAAAATAAGTTAGCTGAATTATTTCCAGTAAAAGATAAAAAATAA
- the gatB gene encoding Asp-tRNA(Asn)/Glu-tRNA(Gln) amidotransferase subunit GatB, with the protein MSVLDKYEVVIGLEVHAQLNTKSKIFTSDSTAFGAEPNTQINPITLGMPGVLPKMNIAVIEKAVKMGVACNCTINEYNFFDRKNYFYADLPKGYQISQDKQPICIGGYVEIKIDKTTKKINLTRIHLEEDAGKLNHELDAHYSLVDLNRAGIPLIEIVSEPDIRNSEEAYQYLTEVRKLVRYIDVCDGNMEEGSMRCDANVSVRLKGETNYRTRVEVKNMNSIRNVKRAIDIEVKRQVEIYESGGTIAQETRSFNPNDGSSFPLRTKEDAHDYRYFPEPDLPLLHIPKDTIEAIKQNMPLLPNYLYHKFIHEYNLSEYDAQILTDEREIASFYLEIIQHTKNYKSVANWLINDIKSYLNENNLSVADLKISSNQIADIIALVDANEINSTNSKLLFSAYLNGNNKTAKDLAIELNLIQSNNEDELMVWAKNAIENNPAKVAEYKKGKQGLLAMFVGDVMKASKGKADPKRTNQLLLELLDN; encoded by the coding sequence ATGTCAGTTTTAGATAAATATGAAGTTGTAATTGGTTTAGAAGTTCACGCACAACTTAACACAAAGTCCAAGATTTTTACCAGCGACAGTACAGCATTTGGTGCTGAGCCAAATACACAAATTAACCCAATAACATTAGGCATGCCTGGTGTGTTGCCTAAAATGAATATTGCTGTGATAGAAAAAGCAGTAAAAATGGGTGTTGCATGCAATTGTACCATTAATGAATACAATTTCTTTGATAGAAAAAATTACTTTTATGCAGATTTACCAAAAGGCTATCAGATTTCGCAAGACAAACAACCTATTTGCATTGGTGGCTATGTTGAGATAAAAATAGATAAGACGACAAAGAAAATAAACTTAACTAGAATTCATTTGGAAGAAGATGCAGGCAAGCTCAACCATGAGTTGGATGCACATTATTCTTTAGTAGATTTGAATAGAGCAGGTATCCCTTTGATAGAAATTGTTTCAGAACCAGATATAAGAAATAGCGAAGAAGCCTATCAATACTTAACTGAAGTAAGGAAATTAGTAAGATATATTGATGTTTGTGATGGAAATATGGAAGAAGGCTCAATGCGTTGCGATGCCAATGTTTCTGTAAGGCTGAAAGGAGAAACAAATTACAGAACACGTGTGGAAGTGAAGAATATGAATTCGATTAGGAATGTAAAACGCGCGATAGATATTGAAGTAAAAAGACAAGTAGAAATTTATGAAAGTGGAGGAACGATAGCACAAGAAACTCGAAGCTTTAATCCAAATGATGGTAGCTCTTTTCCATTGAGAACAAAAGAAGATGCACATGATTACAGATATTTTCCAGAGCCAGATTTACCATTGTTGCATATACCCAAAGATACCATAGAAGCAATAAAACAAAACATGCCTTTGTTGCCAAATTATTTGTATCATAAATTTATTCATGAGTATAATTTATCTGAGTATGATGCACAAATTCTAACAGATGAAAGAGAAATAGCTTCGTTCTACTTAGAAATTATACAACATACAAAAAATTATAAGTCAGTCGCAAATTGGCTGATTAATGATATTAAATCATATTTGAATGAAAATAACTTATCTGTGGCTGATTTGAAAATATCATCTAATCAAATTGCAGATATCATTGCATTGGTTGATGCGAATGAAATTAATTCAACAAATTCTAAGTTATTGTTTTCAGCATACCTGAATGGTAATAACAAAACAGCTAAAGATTTAGCAATTGAGCTTAATCTAATTCAATCCAACAACGAAGACGAATTGATGGTGTGGGCAAAAAATGCTATTGAAAATAATCCAGCTAAAGTAGCAGAATATAAAAAAGGAAAACAAGGTTTGTTGGCAATGTTTGTTGGTGATGTAATGAAAGCATCAAAAGGTAAAGCAGATCCAAAACGAACCAATCAGTTATTGTTAGAACTTTTAGATAATTAA
- a CDS encoding four helix bundle protein encodes MEDKIQSYFDLNVWKKSHQIVLEIYRLTDSFPEKERTTLVDQLKRASSNAVICISDGFQKRNRQEKSRLYIESQNYLNELYYLSLLSKDLGYIADDTLSENINEVQRMLSGLIRSVLGTQKHSGGGYNKREQEPNVDGFIANSSIDDVDML; translated from the coding sequence ATGGAAGACAAAATTCAATCCTACTTTGACCTAAATGTTTGGAAGAAATCACACCAAATAGTATTAGAAATTTATCGATTAACAGATTCATTCCCAGAAAAAGAAAGAACAACATTGGTAGACCAATTAAAACGTGCTTCATCAAATGCTGTTATTTGTATTTCTGATGGTTTCCAAAAAAGAAATAGACAAGAGAAATCAAGATTATATATAGAATCTCAAAATTATTTGAATGAGTTGTATTATCTATCATTATTGTCAAAAGATTTAGGATACATTGCAGATGATACACTATCTGAAAATATAAATGAAGTACAAAGAATGTTAAGTGGTTTGATACGTTCTGTTTTAGGCACACAAAAACATAGTGGTGGCGGATACAATAAAAGAGAACAAGAACCAAATGTAGATGGGTTTATTGCCAACTCTAGCATTGATGATGTAGATATGTTGTAA
- a CDS encoding DNA cytosine methyltransferase: MIKNKIKVIGLFSGCGGLDLGFKQAGYDLIWANDILKDACDTYRLNIGDHIVNEDITKIDLNTIPNADIIIGGPPCQGFSGIGKRDPNDNRSALVYSYLDVVNKVHPKIFLFENVTGIKSSKAADGSKVIDNLKQAFENIGYHINIFTLNAADYGVPQRRKRVFIIGNKVGVDISAPPQTHFENKEGKRKWISSFEAISDLDSPTENGETKYKHQPKNEYQTLMRKNADKTTLHIVPYSSPTDKEIISHVKPGGNYMYIPDSVSTKRIMYFKSTGGRTTTYGRLDPEMPNYTINTHFNRPNIGCNIHYKEDRMITIREGLRFQSFPDEFQLISKTQRNYYVQVGNAVPPLLSKAWAEHLLTYLLDIPFSKAIHIAKSLESQPHKPKLVNEYVFAKTENDTE; encoded by the coding sequence ATGATAAAAAATAAGATTAAAGTAATAGGATTATTTTCAGGATGTGGTGGTTTAGATTTGGGATTTAAACAAGCTGGATATGATTTGATATGGGCAAATGATATTTTGAAAGATGCTTGTGACACTTACAGATTGAACATTGGAGACCATATTGTAAATGAAGATATTACAAAAATTGACTTAAATACAATTCCAAATGCTGACATTATAATTGGTGGTCCTCCTTGTCAAGGCTTTTCAGGAATCGGCAAACGAGATCCTAATGACAATAGGTCAGCATTAGTGTATTCGTACTTAGATGTTGTAAACAAAGTACACCCGAAAATATTCCTTTTTGAGAACGTCACAGGTATTAAGTCATCTAAAGCAGCAGATGGTTCCAAAGTAATTGACAACTTAAAACAAGCATTCGAGAACATCGGTTATCATATCAATATTTTCACACTTAACGCAGCCGATTATGGTGTGCCTCAAAGAAGAAAAAGAGTATTTATAATTGGCAACAAAGTAGGAGTTGATATATCAGCACCACCACAAACCCATTTTGAGAACAAAGAGGGTAAGAGAAAGTGGATTTCTTCTTTTGAAGCAATCTCAGATTTGGATTCACCAACAGAAAATGGAGAAACAAAATATAAACACCAGCCGAAAAATGAATATCAGACGTTAATGCGAAAAAATGCTGACAAAACAACTTTACATATAGTTCCTTATTCTAGCCCAACGGATAAAGAAATTATTAGTCACGTCAAGCCAGGCGGTAATTATATGTACATTCCTGATAGTGTTTCAACAAAAAGAATTATGTATTTCAAAAGCACTGGAGGAAGAACTACTACTTATGGTAGACTTGACCCTGAAATGCCAAATTATACGATTAACACTCACTTCAATCGTCCAAATATTGGCTGTAACATACATTACAAAGAAGACAGAATGATTACAATTCGAGAGGGTTTAAGATTTCAGTCATTCCCTGATGAGTTTCAACTGATTTCAAAAACTCAAAGAAATTATTATGTACAAGTTGGAAATGCAGTTCCTCCATTACTATCGAAAGCTTGGGCTGAACATTTATTGACGTATTTATTAGATATTCCCTTCTCAAAAGCCATACACATTGCCAAGTCGCTCGAAAGCCAACCGCACAAGCCAAAACTTGTCAATGAGTATGTCTTTGCCAAAACAGAAAATGATACCGAATGA
- a CDS encoding BpuSI family type II restriction endonuclease, which translates to MINLWYNSDEVTGFHPVVESAINNAIINCGYDSVMELVHHPAIPNSTIIPDFAIKLKSSNRYIFVIEVKKTSRDVTSQRFQNQSRSYVSDFSPYWEPNYPKYFCLTNIEELILFADRQGPISTCILKGNPKSHTPFNPQNRDATQTSIEFQTTIEQILPIIYNRTQPEWDNNWQPIIDTFVQNYQSVSNSLQLNKDLADEITLYEFFRLLAFAYLKDYYNQTSNPNQSYFRTFPLANDNLQTFITKLTNNYNRVLQLDFNQVFSNHPNLTDRIFPENFSSSIIQYFKNTIQALNSYSSQAVSDNPLPEYIFNLLTSRVYDKNTLHKKGKIMSDTELSILLATVTIENENSTVIDPCSGDGALLDAAYDYLNILSLSNTITKSHNQLLNQVTGIEIDPFLAQLATFRLVSKNLSGVDSSTNANIITGNTFTNSNVAGYDVILMNPPFLRNDNPDAPITIGDKALMNNAINSNGQTNFVTLASQPNLYFYFVNYSWHYLNANGKAGLILMATFLNNKDGEFLKQFLLDKVESIILYPRNYFEDFKVTTVIVVLSKQPSNNIKFLRVINSELLSRPNDIKTLLSNSVNTVVMSDYSLKITNRQISSSDNWKLFFNDPENKYDKLNTFSFFEPLNSFFSTRKRGGAGNSGESTTIFPNLSKTSYDLSNIGFGVKNSKAKRSLILTQNDLNIEKALHFPESFDYNENNGLKSRFNNDLSLKNLFDTKSRSDKSKWRKIVNETFNSKVEFDILLPRNERTKQSCYYNPFSSQVVLSTNFFYYQGLINDNKTLSKETQLKFITAFINSCFGQIQLEIHSNNREGTRKLEGDHLDMIKVIDIKKVSQIEAESVVSAFERLNNLNVAVSGDEGLSTPRRQLDEEVAKIIFSKDNLGFNSSTEMTNFFELFLADLVEDRRL; encoded by the coding sequence ATGATAAACCTTTGGTATAACTCTGATGAAGTTACTGGATTTCATCCTGTCGTTGAAAGTGCTATTAACAACGCTATCATAAATTGTGGCTATGATTCTGTGATGGAATTAGTACATCATCCTGCGATTCCAAATAGTACAATCATACCTGACTTTGCAATTAAGTTAAAATCTTCAAATAGATACATTTTTGTTATCGAGGTAAAAAAAACATCACGTGATGTTACATCGCAAAGATTTCAAAATCAATCAAGGTCATATGTCTCTGATTTTTCGCCTTACTGGGAACCAAACTATCCGAAATATTTTTGTTTAACAAATATTGAGGAGTTAATCTTATTTGCAGACAGGCAAGGTCCTATTTCAACTTGTATTTTAAAAGGAAATCCAAAGTCACATACTCCATTTAACCCTCAAAATCGAGACGCAACGCAAACAAGCATTGAGTTTCAGACAACAATTGAACAAATTTTACCAATTATCTATAATCGTACTCAGCCTGAATGGGATAATAATTGGCAGCCAATAATTGACACGTTTGTTCAAAATTATCAAAGTGTTAGTAATAGTTTACAACTAAACAAGGACTTGGCAGATGAAATTACACTTTATGAGTTTTTCAGATTGTTAGCTTTTGCTTACTTAAAAGATTATTATAATCAAACGAGCAATCCAAATCAAAGCTATTTCCGAACTTTTCCACTAGCTAATGATAATCTTCAAACATTCATTACAAAACTAACTAACAATTACAACCGAGTATTACAGTTAGATTTCAATCAAGTTTTTTCAAATCACCCGAATTTAACAGATAGAATATTTCCTGAGAATTTCAGTTCATCAATTATACAATACTTTAAAAATACCATTCAAGCTTTAAATAGCTACAGTTCACAAGCCGTTTCTGACAACCCATTGCCTGAGTATATTTTTAACCTATTGACTTCAAGAGTTTATGACAAAAATACGCTTCACAAGAAAGGTAAAATAATGTCTGATACGGAGTTATCCATTTTGTTGGCAACAGTTACAATCGAAAATGAAAACTCAACTGTAATTGATCCTTGTTCAGGTGATGGAGCTTTATTAGATGCCGCGTACGACTATTTAAATATTTTGAGTCTTTCAAATACAATAACTAAATCACATAATCAATTACTGAATCAAGTAACTGGAATTGAAATTGACCCATTTTTAGCACAATTAGCTACGTTTCGACTTGTATCCAAAAATCTTTCTGGTGTTGACAGTTCCACGAATGCAAATATTATAACTGGAAATACTTTTACTAATTCAAATGTCGCTGGCTATGATGTTATATTGATGAATCCCCCGTTTTTAAGAAATGATAATCCTGATGCACCAATAACAATTGGAGATAAGGCTTTAATGAATAATGCAATTAACAGTAACGGACAAACGAATTTCGTCACTCTTGCATCCCAGCCAAATTTATATTTTTACTTCGTAAATTATTCTTGGCATTACTTAAATGCTAACGGTAAAGCGGGTTTAATTTTAATGGCAACATTTTTAAATAATAAAGATGGTGAGTTTTTAAAGCAGTTCTTGTTAGATAAAGTTGAATCAATTATATTGTATCCGAGGAATTACTTTGAGGATTTTAAAGTTACTACCGTTATAGTTGTTTTAAGCAAACAACCAAGTAATAATATTAAATTTCTAAGGGTAATAAATTCGGAACTACTTTCAAGACCTAACGATATAAAGACGCTATTATCTAATTCAGTTAATACTGTTGTAATGTCAGACTATAGTTTGAAGATTACCAACAGACAAATAAGCTCATCTGATAATTGGAAATTATTTTTTAATGACCCAGAAAATAAATATGATAAATTAAATACGTTTTCCTTTTTTGAACCTTTAAACTCATTCTTTAGCACGAGAAAAAGAGGTGGTGCAGGCAATAGTGGTGAATCAACTACAATATTTCCTAATTTATCAAAAACCTCGTATGACTTATCTAACATTGGTTTTGGTGTAAAAAATAGTAAAGCAAAAAGAAGTCTAATTTTAACTCAAAATGATTTGAATATTGAAAAAGCTCTGCACTTCCCAGAGTCATTTGATTACAACGAAAACAATGGCTTGAAAAGTAGGTTTAATAATGATTTATCATTAAAGAATCTATTCGATACAAAATCAAGATCCGACAAAAGTAAATGGAGAAAAATTGTAAATGAAACATTTAATTCAAAAGTTGAATTTGATATTCTATTACCAAGAAATGAAAGAACAAAACAAAGTTGTTACTATAACCCTTTTAGTTCTCAAGTAGTGCTTTCGACAAACTTTTTCTATTATCAAGGTTTAATAAACGATAACAAAACATTATCAAAAGAGACTCAACTAAAATTTATTACCGCATTTATTAATTCTTGCTTTGGTCAAATACAACTTGAGATTCATTCAAACAATAGAGAAGGCACAAGAAAATTAGAGGGTGACCACCTAGATATGATTAAGGTTATTGATATAAAAAAGGTTTCTCAAATTGAAGCAGAATCAGTTGTTTCCGCATTTGAAAGACTTAATAATTTAAATGTTGCTGTAAGCGGAGACGAAGGATTATCAACACCAAGAAGGCAATTAGATGAAGAGGTTGCCAAAATTATTTTTTCTAAGGATAACTTAGGATTCAATTCGAGTACTGAAATGACAAATTTCTTTGAACTCTTTTTAGCTGACCTTGTAGAAGACAGAAGATTATGA
- a CDS encoding Eco57I restriction-modification methylase domain-containing protein, producing MLNYVCEPYKELKEVVQTFEEQLELFFSKDFETKTNKAKQDENLGQVFTSPILAKFMIWLLKDNLKPNSSILDPCIGPNTFFKAMTEDFSNCHLKGVEIDINLITEEINKFYESPNRTLIKGSFFDLPITEKFDQIIQNPPYVRQELLIEGANSKDSIRYNVSSPLSTIPSQSNLYIYFLLKSILHLKEGGIMVAVIYDSWLYSSFGKYLKESFLKLGRLESIYHFKKSAFDNVEIGATVIKFVKDNNHKKSISYFPLNDLNNLRTYNRLNANCIKLKQQELLTYSFNNQSKINYKSNLFKELKTIVSQPIQRGTSAVVNSHFIFSKNELPELKPIIKDVSQIKTYTVKKENAYILAVNGSISNETKQYLESVKNEILKTPTQKFIAVKRDIETKRDWYKINLKATGNFIFNYYLRNNIDFIYNPNKFLSSDNFYILNIKDNELANFAILNSSFTRLNTLSNSRSQGNGLRKIQLYEFKEVKVIDINKLSEQSIKKLELLGKELMNVSRYENRQKHIIEQIDLVLIDEYNEKNRSSLTIDDLNNEIKEYLN from the coding sequence ATGCTTAATTACGTTTGTGAACCATACAAGGAATTAAAAGAGGTCGTTCAAACTTTTGAAGAGCAATTAGAATTGTTCTTTTCTAAGGACTTTGAGACTAAAACCAACAAGGCTAAACAAGATGAAAATTTAGGACAGGTTTTTACGTCTCCAATTCTTGCTAAGTTTATGATTTGGTTACTAAAAGACAATTTAAAACCAAATTCTTCTATACTTGATCCTTGTATAGGACCAAACACTTTTTTTAAAGCAATGACTGAAGACTTTTCAAATTGCCATTTAAAAGGTGTTGAAATTGACATTAATCTAATCACTGAAGAAATAAATAAGTTTTACGAAAGCCCAAATAGAACTTTAATCAAGGGCAGTTTCTTTGATTTACCAATTACAGAAAAGTTTGATCAAATTATCCAAAATCCGCCTTATGTAAGACAGGAACTATTGATTGAAGGTGCAAATTCAAAAGACAGTATTAGGTACAATGTATCTTCTCCTTTATCAACAATTCCATCACAATCAAATTTATATATCTACTTTTTATTAAAGTCTATTCTGCATTTAAAGGAAGGAGGCATAATGGTTGCCGTCATATATGACAGTTGGCTTTACAGCAGCTTTGGAAAATATTTAAAAGAATCATTCCTTAAACTAGGACGTTTAGAAAGTATTTATCATTTCAAGAAAAGTGCTTTTGATAACGTAGAAATAGGTGCTACCGTAATAAAATTTGTAAAGGATAATAATCATAAGAAATCTATATCATATTTTCCACTGAATGATTTGAACAATTTAAGAACTTACAATAGATTAAATGCAAATTGTATAAAATTAAAACAACAAGAGTTATTGACTTATAGCTTCAACAATCAAAGTAAAATCAATTACAAGTCCAACCTCTTTAAAGAGCTTAAAACAATTGTATCACAACCAATCCAAAGAGGAACATCGGCAGTAGTAAATAGCCATTTTATTTTCTCAAAAAATGAACTCCCTGAACTAAAACCAATTATCAAAGATGTTTCTCAGATTAAAACCTACACTGTAAAAAAAGAGAATGCTTACATTCTAGCAGTTAATGGGTCAATATCTAATGAAACTAAACAGTATTTAGAATCAGTTAAAAACGAAATTCTAAAAACACCAACTCAAAAGTTTATAGCAGTAAAAAGAGATATTGAAACTAAAAGAGATTGGTATAAAATCAATTTGAAAGCAACAGGTAATTTTATTTTCAACTATTATTTACGAAACAATATTGATTTCATTTATAATCCAAACAAGTTTTTGTCTTCTGATAACTTTTATATTCTCAATATCAAGGATAATGAGTTAGCTAATTTTGCAATTTTAAACTCATCTTTTACGAGATTAAATACACTAAGCAATTCAAGAAGTCAAGGAAATGGTTTGAGAAAAATACAGCTTTACGAATTTAAAGAAGTGAAAGTAATTGACATAAATAAACTTTCAGAACAATCCATAAAAAAATTGGAATTGCTAGGAAAAGAATTGATGAATGTGAGCAGATACGAAAACAGGCAAAAGCATATAATTGAACAAATTGATTTGGTATTGATTGACGAATACAATGAAAAAAACCGTTCATCATTAACAATTGATGATTTAAATAATGAAATAAAAGAATACTTGAATTAA
- a CDS encoding helix-turn-helix transcriptional regulator encodes MTLGQKIRELREQAGLKQRELAYQLGIGEGFLSKVENDQKPLKREDLTKLNELFKIPIEELESLWLANKLYSIVRDEESALTALKVAEEQVKYKSLKNA; translated from the coding sequence ATGACACTTGGACAAAAAATAAGAGAATTAAGGGAGCAAGCTGGTCTTAAGCAGAGAGAATTAGCTTATCAACTCGGTATTGGAGAAGGTTTTCTAAGCAAAGTTGAAAATGACCAAAAACCCTTAAAGAGAGAAGATTTAACTAAGTTGAATGAACTCTTTAAAATACCGATTGAAGAACTTGAATCATTGTGGCTTGCTAACAAGCTCTACTCAATTGTAAGAGATGAGGAATCAGCCTTGACAGCTTTAAAAGTAGCTGAAGAACAAGTAAAATATAAAAGTCTAAAAAATGCTTAA